From Deltaproteobacteria bacterium, a single genomic window includes:
- a CDS encoding amidohydrolase, with translation MSAKLGTRIIDGDGHIMEDNAGIIAHMEGAYREILGRKGMCFPPLDHLHAGRAVETPPQRDQRAPVGPKGWLDFLDDVGIEWTVMYPTLALSYGKIVSRDYAVAVCKAYNDWLSETYLKFNSRFRSMAIIPMQDPEEAAKELNRAVTKLGMLGGMMPSNGLAQPLGAKQFWPVYEEANRLGCCLAVHGGAHDRFGMDHMNMYVPVHALGHPWGLTINCADILYNGIFERFPRVRIAFLEGGVAWLLLLLERLHASHETHFQHIPQGEFGVREEDDPGKKLKQLIKDGRVYLGIETEELTLPFAIKAVGNMPFLYSSDFPHEVTNESCKHDLGELMESDEISSDDKAAMLWRNAETFYKLPL, from the coding sequence ATGAGCGCAAAACTGGGAACCAGAATCATCGACGGCGACGGTCATATCATGGAAGACAACGCCGGCATCATCGCCCACATGGAGGGCGCCTATCGGGAGATCCTCGGTCGCAAAGGCATGTGCTTCCCGCCTTTGGACCATCTCCACGCGGGACGCGCCGTGGAAACGCCGCCACAGCGTGATCAACGCGCGCCGGTGGGGCCGAAGGGCTGGCTCGATTTTCTCGACGACGTCGGTATCGAGTGGACGGTCATGTACCCCACCCTAGCGCTATCCTATGGCAAAATCGTCAGCCGCGACTACGCCGTCGCCGTCTGCAAAGCCTACAATGATTGGCTGTCCGAGACCTATTTGAAGTTTAACTCGCGATTTAGATCCATGGCGATCATTCCCATGCAGGACCCGGAAGAAGCCGCCAAAGAGCTTAACCGCGCCGTCACCAAGCTCGGTATGTTGGGCGGCATGATGCCGTCGAATGGCTTGGCGCAGCCGCTCGGCGCCAAACAATTCTGGCCAGTCTATGAAGAAGCCAATCGGCTCGGCTGCTGCCTAGCCGTGCATGGCGGCGCCCACGATCGTTTCGGCATGGATCACATGAATATGTATGTGCCGGTGCACGCCCTCGGCCACCCGTGGGGGTTAACCATCAATTGCGCTGACATTCTTTACAACGGCATCTTCGAGCGCTTCCCGCGGGTGCGCATCGCTTTTCTCGAGGGCGGCGTCGCCTGGCTGTTGCTGCTCCTCGAACGGCTGCACGCTTCCCATGAAACTCACTTTCAACATATTCCCCAGGGTGAATTCGGCGTGCGCGAAGAAGACGACCCGGGGAAAAAGCTCAAACAGCTGATCAAAGATGGCCGCGTCTATCTCGGCATCGAGACCGAGGAGCTGACTTTGCCTTTCGCCATCAAGGCGGTCGGCAACATGCCGTTTCTTTATTCGTCGGACTTCCCGCACGAAGTCACCAACGAAAGCTGCAAGCATGACCTTGGCGAGCTAATGGAAAGCGACGAGATCTCGAGCGACGACAAGGCCGCCATGCTTTGGCGCAACGCCGAGACGTTCTATAAGCTGCCGCTCTAA
- a CDS encoding zinc-binding dehydrogenase, with product MATCRAAIITEHNKPLSIQQVEIPTLDRGSLLIKISASTLCGTDVHRWHGPLGDKDTLPIITGHEPCGTVEDIAGERTDILGQPVKRGDRVVWSYVACGSCYYCSVACQPCICRGRASWGHNRSDQHPYLLGSCAEYMYVPPECLIIKVPEDVSSASAAASACAYRTVMHGFDRLGAIKSHETVVIQGSGPLGNFATAVAKDSGAKKVLVIGAPAARLEVTKRMGADAVLNLEEVTDEKLRRQWVRDQTAGRGADVVVQVANNMAVPEGLTLLRDGGRYLNIGAGGKANIAVEKIPQEMLFITVRSGEPRHWLQAIDFLSSRRKTFPFEEMITKSYKLDQINEAMQAMASFSVVKAVINF from the coding sequence ATGGCTACCTGTCGTGCCGCCATTATTACTGAACACAATAAACCGTTATCCATTCAGCAGGTGGAGATTCCCACGTTGGATCGGGGCTCGCTGCTAATCAAGATTTCCGCGTCGACGCTCTGCGGCACCGACGTGCATCGTTGGCACGGACCGCTCGGCGATAAAGACACACTGCCGATCATCACGGGCCATGAACCCTGCGGCACCGTCGAAGATATCGCCGGCGAGCGCACCGACATTCTCGGTCAGCCCGTGAAACGCGGCGACCGCGTGGTCTGGAGCTACGTCGCCTGCGGCTCTTGCTATTATTGTTCGGTTGCCTGCCAGCCCTGTATTTGCCGCGGCCGCGCGTCGTGGGGGCACAATCGCAGCGATCAACATCCCTATCTACTCGGCAGCTGTGCCGAATATATGTATGTGCCGCCGGAATGTTTGATCATCAAAGTGCCCGAAGACGTGAGCTCCGCCTCCGCCGCCGCTTCGGCCTGCGCCTATCGCACGGTCATGCACGGGTTCGACCGCCTGGGCGCAATCAAATCGCACGAGACCGTCGTCATCCAGGGCAGCGGGCCGCTCGGCAACTTCGCCACCGCGGTGGCCAAAGACAGCGGCGCCAAAAAAGTTCTGGTCATCGGTGCGCCGGCGGCGCGCCTTGAAGTGACCAAAAGAATGGGCGCCGACGCAGTGCTGAACTTGGAAGAAGTGACCGATGAGAAACTGCGCCGCCAATGGGTGCGCGACCAAACAGCCGGGCGCGGTGCCGACGTCGTCGTTCAGGTCGCCAACAACATGGCCGTGCCGGAAGGATTGACGCTTTTGCGCGACGGCGGCCGCTACTTGAACATCGGTGCCGGCGGCAAGGCTAACATCGCCGTGGAAAAAATTCCCCAAGAAATGCTCTTCATCACCGTGCGCTCCGGCGAGCCGCGCCACTGGCTGCAAGCCATCGATTTTCTGTCGTCGCGCAGAAAGACCTTTCCGTTCGAAGAAATGATCACCAAGAGCTACAAGCTCGATCAGATCAACGAAGCGATGCAGGCGATGGCGAGCTTTTCGGTGGTCAAAGCCGTGATCAATTTCTAA
- a CDS encoding SDR family NAD(P)-dependent oxidoreductase, whose amino-acid sequence MWAKHRKMMNRQVDLQGQIAFITGATGIGRAMAQAIGKAGAKVWIASRDGGAIERAVAELKSDGIAAAGIVST is encoded by the coding sequence ATGTGGGCTAAACATCGGAAGATGATGAACCGACAGGTAGACCTGCAGGGCCAGATCGCCTTCATAACCGGCGCTACTGGCATAGGCCGAGCAATGGCGCAAGCGATCGGCAAAGCCGGCGCCAAAGTCTGGATTGCGTCGCGCGACGGCGGTGCGATCGAACGGGCTGTTGCTGAACTCAAGAGCGATGGTATCGCTGCGGCGGGGATTGTCTCGACGTGA
- a CDS encoding SDR family oxidoreductase: MTRPSQVEDIVRRISATDSKIDILINSAGVMIKHPVLEIPEETWDHIIDVNLKGTFLCTQAVARSMIARGYGRIVNFSSGQVKGNATNSAYAASKGGVEALTRTFALELKQLNLDVTVNAVEPGGTDTPMWRRGKSAEYIQRSLESGHIRGADHMTAAMLYLMSPASRSMNGCLIDRDFIPPL, from the coding sequence GTGACGCGGCCCAGCCAAGTTGAAGACATCGTGCGACGGATTTCCGCGACGGACAGCAAGATCGATATTCTCATCAACAGCGCAGGCGTCATGATCAAGCATCCAGTGCTCGAAATCCCAGAGGAGACTTGGGATCACATCATCGATGTAAATTTGAAAGGGACTTTTCTCTGCACGCAAGCTGTTGCGCGCAGCATGATCGCGCGCGGCTACGGCCGCATCGTCAACTTCTCCTCGGGCCAAGTGAAGGGCAACGCAACCAACTCTGCCTACGCGGCCTCGAAGGGCGGCGTCGAGGCGCTGACCAGAACCTTCGCGCTGGAATTGAAACAACTAAACCTCGATGTGACCGTCAACGCCGTTGAGCCGGGCGGCACTGACACGCCGATGTGGCGGCGCGGCAAGAGCGCTGAGTACATCCAGCGGTCACTTGAGTCCGGCCATATTCGCGGCGCCGATCACATGACGGCGGCGATGCTTTATCTGATGAGTCCGGCGAGCCGGTCGATGAATGGTTGTCTGATCGATCGGGATTTTATTCCGCCGCTCTGA
- a CDS encoding long-chain fatty acid--CoA ligase: MHMNIGESLPRNAQHFPDQRAIVDAHRSVTYGEFHERTNRLANYLLAQGVVKGDLVGLSIGSRAEHFEAIFAIAKVGALAVPFDFNWSPPECDAMARFFAPKAFFIEARKETAALLKIVAEQVKHGALIVVADTTPSGIIGFENAVTRGSPDDPRIAVAGNDLFLLMITSGTTGFPKACSINHETYSLRCLNYNIAKGMNHNERALMALPVHFNAGRGSVMAILYLGGTIIIHEKFEAERFLQTIEREQITYTMLVPLLCERLLRSERLPKYRTSSLRFLGITGGHLSKALAREARQRLSPGVFEAYASTDCGQITSVDAEDWELHGDTVGKPIWCVQTRITDDDGNELPQGEQGEICVRTPLAIQGYYRNPQATEEFLAGGWCHTGDVGFLDSEGYLHISGRKKNMIKSGGISVFPDEIEETLRKHPAVAAAAVIGFKSSDWGETVKAFIVLHGEQRCDAETLIDFCKASLAAYKAPKVIEFVMALPRTGLGKIDRGQLQSTIGRST; encoded by the coding sequence ATGCATATGAACATCGGCGAATCCCTGCCACGCAACGCCCAGCACTTTCCCGACCAGCGCGCCATTGTCGACGCGCACCGATCGGTGACTTATGGCGAATTTCATGAACGGACCAACCGGTTGGCCAACTACCTGCTCGCCCAAGGTGTTGTCAAAGGCGATTTGGTCGGACTCTCCATCGGCAGCCGCGCCGAGCATTTCGAAGCGATCTTCGCCATCGCTAAGGTTGGCGCGCTGGCAGTTCCGTTCGATTTCAACTGGAGCCCGCCGGAATGCGACGCCATGGCGCGCTTCTTTGCGCCCAAGGCCTTCTTCATCGAAGCGCGCAAAGAGACCGCGGCACTGCTCAAGATTGTCGCAGAACAGGTCAAGCATGGGGCGCTGATCGTAGTTGCCGATACGACCCCGAGCGGCATCATTGGTTTTGAGAATGCCGTCACGCGGGGATCACCCGATGATCCTCGAATCGCAGTCGCCGGCAACGATCTGTTTCTCCTAATGATCACCTCCGGCACGACGGGCTTTCCCAAAGCCTGCAGCATCAATCATGAGACATATTCGCTGCGCTGCCTCAACTACAACATCGCCAAAGGCATGAACCACAATGAGCGCGCCTTGATGGCGCTGCCGGTGCACTTCAACGCCGGACGCGGCTCAGTGATGGCGATTCTCTATCTCGGCGGCACAATTATCATCCACGAGAAATTCGAAGCCGAGCGATTCCTACAGACTATCGAGCGCGAGCAAATTACCTACACGATGCTTGTCCCGCTGTTATGCGAACGGCTGTTGCGCTCGGAGCGTTTGCCGAAGTATCGCACCTCATCGCTGCGCTTCCTCGGTATCACCGGCGGCCATTTGTCTAAGGCGCTTGCGCGCGAAGCGCGGCAGCGTCTCAGCCCCGGCGTCTTCGAAGCCTACGCTTCCACCGATTGCGGCCAGATCACCAGCGTCGATGCCGAAGACTGGGAGCTGCACGGGGACACTGTCGGCAAGCCGATCTGGTGCGTGCAGACACGGATTACCGACGACGACGGCAACGAACTGCCTCAAGGCGAGCAAGGCGAAATCTGCGTGCGCACACCGCTGGCGATCCAGGGCTACTACCGCAATCCGCAAGCGACCGAAGAATTTCTCGCCGGCGGCTGGTGCCATACCGGCGATGTCGGCTTCCTCGACAGCGAAGGCTATCTGCACATTTCCGGGCGCAAAAAGAACATGATCAAGAGCGGCGGCATCAGTGTTTTTCCCGACGAGATTGAAGAAACTCTACGCAAACACCCAGCGGTGGCCGCAGCTGCCGTGATCGGCTTCAAAAGCTCCGACTGGGGCGAGACGGTTAAGGCATTCATCGTGCTTCATGGCGAGCAGCGCTGCGATGCGGAAACCCTGATAGATTTCTGCAAAGCATCGCTTGCCGCTTACAAGGCGCCGAAAGTCATCGAGTTCGTTATGGCCTTGCCGCGCACCGGCCTCGGCAAAATCGATCGCGGACAACTGCAAAGCACGATCGGGAGATCGACATGA